In the genome of Microthrixaceae bacterium, one region contains:
- a CDS encoding N-6 DNA methylase: protein MAEDEFELISMADIARLAGESRATVGNWKSRNPDDFPPERGRSPRGPMYDRAETMRWLEGKGRLDARPREVLAVWHLLDGLRGELDVEDATALILVLLAMRVENAASAWGRLRTTAPSELDDALRSVVHADAQSDPDLLPRAPVPARVLAEVVTTLDSLNPADTPAMADALLERAAKTMGHRGGEYLSPPSVRRLIIGIADPTGIVYNPACGIGQLLIDAAQAAGPQASRLVAQEVNQRVWSMAKANLLLHDVAAEVELGNVFTEDRFPDLRADRVIAIPPWNQRLRELRFLDDARWTWGEPGERDGNSAWIQHCLYHLADDGRAVLAMPNGVLFEGARGGRIRQRIIRAGLLDAVISLPGGSFQWTGIQCSLLVFVKGRPTINGKPAPTLMVDLTGDGPQVAGSRQAALDGATVDEAIALYQTWVAGGDPTDSRAAVAAFDTLVDNDVIDPGRYLARAELPSVGDLTAKRSTLIDELGNLMFSSKRADDELRSLLERDR, encoded by the coding sequence ATGGCGGAGGACGAGTTCGAGCTCATCTCGATGGCGGACATTGCACGGCTGGCCGGCGAGAGCCGAGCCACGGTCGGTAACTGGAAGTCCCGGAACCCTGACGACTTCCCGCCCGAGCGGGGCCGGAGCCCGCGGGGGCCCATGTACGACCGTGCCGAGACCATGCGGTGGCTCGAAGGCAAGGGACGCCTGGACGCCCGACCTCGCGAGGTCCTGGCTGTGTGGCACCTGCTCGATGGCCTGCGCGGCGAGCTAGATGTCGAGGACGCAACCGCACTGATTCTCGTTCTCCTGGCGATGAGGGTTGAGAACGCTGCCTCTGCGTGGGGGCGCCTTCGAACGACTGCTCCGAGCGAATTGGATGACGCGCTGCGCTCGGTCGTCCACGCAGACGCTCAGTCCGATCCCGACTTGCTGCCGCGAGCACCAGTGCCTGCACGAGTTCTGGCTGAAGTAGTGACCACGCTCGACAGCCTGAATCCCGCTGATACTCCGGCGATGGCGGACGCCCTCCTCGAGCGAGCAGCCAAGACCATGGGTCATCGGGGCGGCGAGTACCTCTCCCCGCCGTCCGTTCGTCGCCTGATCATCGGCATCGCTGACCCCACGGGAATCGTCTACAACCCCGCGTGCGGAATCGGACAACTGCTCATCGACGCGGCGCAGGCCGCTGGTCCTCAAGCGAGTCGGTTGGTCGCCCAGGAGGTCAACCAGCGAGTCTGGTCCATGGCAAAGGCGAACCTGCTCCTCCACGACGTGGCGGCGGAGGTCGAGCTGGGCAATGTCTTCACGGAGGACCGCTTCCCCGACCTTCGGGCGGACCGGGTCATCGCCATCCCGCCGTGGAACCAGCGCCTTCGAGAGCTTCGCTTCCTCGACGATGCCCGTTGGACATGGGGGGAGCCCGGTGAGCGCGACGGCAACTCCGCTTGGATCCAGCACTGCCTCTACCACCTAGCGGACGACGGCCGAGCCGTACTCGCCATGCCCAACGGGGTTCTGTTCGAGGGCGCTCGTGGCGGAAGGATTCGGCAGCGCATCATCCGAGCAGGCCTTCTGGACGCAGTGATCAGCCTGCCCGGTGGCTCGTTCCAATGGACCGGAATCCAGTGCTCATTGCTGGTATTCGTGAAGGGTCGCCCGACCATCAACGGGAAGCCGGCACCGACGTTGATGGTCGACCTCACCGGCGACGGGCCCCAAGTGGCGGGAAGCCGCCAGGCCGCGCTCGACGGCGCGACCGTCGACGAGGCCATCGCGCTCTACCAAACGTGGGTGGCGGGCGGGGATCCGACTGACAGCCGCGCCGCGGTCGCTGCCTTCGACACCCTGGTCGACAACGACGTGATCGACCCCGGCCGGTACCTCGCCCGGGCCGAGCTTCCGAGCGTTGGCGATCTCACTGCCAAGCGATCGACACTGATCGACGAGCTAGGCAACCTGATGTTCTCGTCCAAGCGGGCCGACGACGAGCTCCGCTCACTTCTGGAGCGTGATCGATGA
- a CDS encoding relaxase domain-containing protein, which produces MLSLGKIQLSGESYYLNAVADGIDEYYRGVGEAPGRWVGSASHDLDLDGEVEASDLHAIWAGENPATAERMGRFPNRKVTGFDLTFRAPKSVSLLAGLGDPDTAQVVRESHEAAVDAAFAYIEREAARSRTGKNGVNQIEVEGLVAAAFRHRTSRAGDPHLHTHVLVANMAEGADGTWRTLDGRWLYLHASTAGYLYEAHLRHELTARLGVEWGPIKEGIADVAGIDDDVRAHFSDRRKEIEEHLDEVGFRTARAAQLATLVTRKAKKATLAEGSMRDVWEAKAADIGWDPSDLTLALDRVERVAVDTDLEMLADDLMSADGLTKQASSFDRRDVLRGICSRLPAGATVTEIEEMADQVLYRAEVVRLVETDGPGLLSSNVIRRTDGTIVAASGVGDTRWSTAELIGIERHVVGRATARADEGTAIVPYDVLAEVMERRPTLAAEQAEMGTRLCTSGNGIDVVCAAAGTGKTYTLDAAREAWEASGHRVIGAALAGIAAQELQSTAAIESMTLAMLQINLDAHRILLDDRTVVVIAH; this is translated from the coding sequence GTGCTCTCCCTCGGCAAGATCCAGCTCTCCGGCGAGAGCTACTACCTCAACGCCGTCGCCGACGGCATCGACGAGTACTACCGCGGTGTCGGCGAAGCGCCAGGTCGTTGGGTCGGCTCCGCGAGTCACGACCTCGACCTCGATGGCGAGGTCGAAGCGAGTGACCTGCACGCCATCTGGGCCGGCGAGAACCCCGCCACCGCCGAGCGCATGGGGCGGTTCCCGAACCGCAAGGTCACCGGGTTCGACCTCACGTTCCGCGCCCCGAAGTCCGTGTCGCTTCTCGCCGGGCTCGGCGATCCCGACACGGCCCAAGTCGTGCGCGAGTCACACGAAGCAGCGGTCGACGCGGCGTTCGCGTACATCGAACGCGAGGCGGCCCGGTCCCGTACGGGCAAGAACGGCGTCAACCAGATCGAGGTCGAAGGGCTCGTCGCTGCCGCGTTCCGGCACCGCACCAGCCGCGCCGGCGACCCTCATCTCCACACTCATGTGCTCGTGGCGAACATGGCCGAAGGCGCCGACGGGACCTGGCGCACACTCGACGGCCGGTGGCTGTACCTGCACGCCTCGACCGCCGGCTACCTATACGAAGCGCACCTCCGTCACGAGCTCACCGCCCGTCTCGGCGTCGAATGGGGACCGATCAAGGAAGGCATCGCCGACGTCGCCGGGATCGACGACGACGTGCGGGCTCACTTCTCGGATCGCCGCAAGGAGATCGAGGAACACCTCGACGAGGTCGGGTTCCGCACCGCCCGAGCCGCCCAGCTCGCGACGCTCGTTACCCGGAAGGCGAAGAAGGCGACCCTCGCCGAAGGCTCCATGCGCGACGTGTGGGAGGCCAAAGCTGCCGACATCGGCTGGGACCCCTCCGACCTCACCCTGGCGCTCGATCGGGTCGAGCGGGTCGCCGTCGACACCGACCTCGAAATGCTCGCCGACGACCTGATGAGCGCCGACGGCCTCACGAAGCAGGCATCGTCGTTCGATCGTCGAGACGTCCTGCGGGGCATCTGCAGCCGGCTCCCAGCGGGGGCGACCGTGACCGAGATCGAGGAGATGGCCGACCAGGTTCTCTATCGGGCCGAGGTCGTCCGACTCGTCGAGACCGACGGGCCCGGCCTGTTGTCGTCGAACGTGATCCGCCGAACCGACGGAACGATCGTCGCCGCTTCAGGCGTCGGCGACACCCGTTGGTCGACCGCCGAGCTGATCGGGATCGAACGACACGTCGTCGGACGAGCCACGGCTCGGGCCGACGAAGGTACGGCGATCGTTCCCTACGACGTGCTCGCCGAGGTGATGGAACGACGCCCGACGCTGGCCGCCGAGCAGGCCGAGATGGGCACCCGGCTGTGCACGAGCGGCAACGGCATCGACGTCGTGTGCGCCGCCGCCGGGACCGGCAAGACCTACACCCTCGACGCCGCCCGCGAGGCCTGGGAGGCCAGCGGCCACCGCGTCATCGGAGCTGCTCTCGCCGGGATCGCCGCCCAGGAGCTCCAGTCCACCGCCGCCATCGAGTCCATGACCCTGGCGATGCTGCAGATCAACCTCGACGCCCACCGCATCCTACTCGACGACCGCACCGTCGTGGTGATCGCGCATTGA
- a CDS encoding helix-turn-helix domain-containing protein has product MDIDTLPDMLRVDEAAAVLRISRSRAYDEVAAFQRTGGVEGLPSIRIGRTLRVPKRALLAWIEAQLGSTDAA; this is encoded by the coding sequence ATGGACATCGACACCCTGCCCGACATGCTCCGGGTCGACGAGGCCGCAGCGGTGCTGCGGATCAGTCGCAGCCGGGCCTACGACGAAGTCGCCGCCTTCCAGCGCACTGGCGGCGTCGAGGGCTTGCCCTCGATTCGTATCGGCCGCACGCTGCGGGTCCCCAAGCGGGCGTTGCTCGCATGGATCGAAGCCCAGCTCGGCAGCACCGATGCCGCCTGA
- a CDS encoding restriction endonuclease subunit S: MSDAPFVRLADLTSAVSISRGFLTAKSAETGEVPILSVAMIRNQSPAKNFTDGATIDDLGMSRAIPGDILVAIEGGTVGETLVVRDEEEVFVPSQQVATLRVVDGSVLDTWYLGAWMTTDATRDQVRRLARGAAIQRVPIKDLGNLTVPLPPLAEQRSIGMRFRAFEESIAGHRAVTACLEELRDVDLAATFAALEPPDPDEGDPSGS, translated from the coding sequence ATGAGCGATGCACCATTCGTTCGGCTCGCCGATCTCACATCTGCGGTGTCGATCTCGAGAGGGTTCCTCACAGCCAAGTCAGCAGAGACCGGCGAGGTACCGATTCTCTCGGTTGCCATGATCAGAAATCAGTCGCCGGCGAAGAACTTCACCGACGGTGCGACCATCGACGACCTCGGCATGAGCCGTGCGATCCCCGGCGACATCCTGGTCGCCATCGAAGGGGGCACCGTTGGCGAGACGCTCGTCGTCCGTGACGAGGAAGAAGTATTTGTTCCGTCTCAGCAGGTTGCGACCCTTCGGGTGGTTGACGGATCCGTACTCGACACCTGGTACTTGGGCGCCTGGATGACCACCGACGCAACCCGTGACCAGGTTCGGCGACTCGCCAGGGGTGCCGCAATCCAACGCGTGCCGATCAAGGACCTCGGCAATCTGACGGTGCCTCTCCCTCCCTTGGCTGAGCAGCGCTCAATAGGCATGCGGTTCCGCGCGTTCGAGGAATCGATCGCCGGGCACCGCGCTGTCACCGCCTGCCTTGAGGAGCTCCGTGACGTCGACCTTGCCGCGACGTTCGCGGCTTTGGAGCCACCCGACCCCGATGAAGGAGACCCCAGTGGCAGCTAA
- a CDS encoding NYN domain-containing protein — protein MTKTAIPNKEVRHLVLIDVENLAASPSPSQREVLAVKAALEAQLPDHDSAFWVVACSHHAAPAVMFEFPRARRLLRSGPDGADLALLDVLDGESIESRFGLVTICSGDGIFADGAARLAHHGVNVTAVAGRGGLSAKLRLAARNVHRLHIDDGLAATGSVG, from the coding sequence ATGACGAAAACAGCGATCCCCAACAAGGAGGTCCGTCACCTGGTCTTGATCGATGTCGAGAACCTGGCGGCGAGCCCAAGCCCATCCCAACGAGAGGTGCTGGCGGTCAAGGCCGCGCTTGAGGCACAGCTCCCCGATCACGACTCAGCGTTCTGGGTCGTCGCCTGCAGCCATCACGCCGCCCCGGCCGTGATGTTCGAGTTTCCTCGTGCTCGTCGCCTCTTGCGCTCGGGACCAGACGGAGCCGACCTAGCTCTGCTCGACGTGCTGGACGGCGAGTCCATCGAGAGCCGGTTCGGACTGGTGACGATCTGCTCCGGCGACGGCATCTTCGCCGACGGTGCTGCTCGCCTCGCTCACCACGGAGTCAACGTCACCGCCGTTGCCGGGCGGGGCGGTCTCTCAGCCAAGCTCCGTCTCGCTGCTCGGAATGTGCATCGCCTGCACATCGACGACGGACTCGCGGCAACCGGGAGCGTCGGCTGA
- a CDS encoding SAM-dependent DNA methyltransferase, whose translation MTNRITLTELEQYLARAADLLRGSIDQADFKAYIFPLMFFKRISDVYAEEFEQALEESGGDHEYATFAENHRFAIPDGNLWSEVREKTENIGTALQTAFREIEKANPETLYGIFGNANWTNKDKLPDRKLADLFEHFSTKTLSNANVAPDVFGNAYEYLIKRFADQSNKKAGEYYTPRSVVGLLVNILDPTEGESVYDPACGTGGMLIEVIEHVKAAGGSPKTLWGKLYGQEKVLATSAIARMNLLLHGVEDFKIVREDTLRNPAFYTGNHLAQFDCVVANPPFSLKAWGDVEWASDKWGRNQLGGVPPRGYADWAWVQHMLASANPKTGRVAVVLPQGALFRQGAEARIRTHVLKADKVEAVIGLAPNLFYGTGLAACVLILRHDKPADRKGKVLFINGADLMKKGRNQNTLEPEHAAELFEAYGGFADIDGRASIATLDEIEGNDFNLNIPLYVAPADTGKKLTLAGALATLEAAHTKAQETRSALEAELAKWGLPA comes from the coding sequence ATGACGAACCGCATCACCCTGACCGAGTTGGAGCAGTACCTCGCCCGAGCTGCAGACCTGCTGCGTGGCAGCATCGACCAAGCTGACTTCAAGGCGTACATCTTCCCGTTGATGTTCTTCAAGCGGATCAGCGACGTCTACGCAGAAGAGTTCGAGCAAGCGCTGGAGGAGTCGGGCGGGGATCACGAGTACGCGACGTTCGCGGAAAACCATCGCTTCGCGATCCCGGACGGCAACCTGTGGTCGGAGGTGCGGGAAAAGACCGAGAACATCGGCACGGCGCTGCAAACGGCGTTCCGGGAGATCGAGAAGGCCAACCCGGAGACGTTGTACGGCATCTTCGGCAACGCCAACTGGACGAACAAGGACAAGCTGCCTGACCGCAAGCTCGCCGACCTGTTCGAGCACTTCTCCACCAAGACCCTTTCGAACGCAAACGTCGCGCCGGACGTGTTCGGCAACGCCTACGAGTACCTCATCAAGCGGTTCGCCGATCAGTCGAACAAGAAGGCTGGCGAGTACTACACCCCGCGTTCGGTGGTCGGTCTGCTGGTCAACATCCTCGACCCGACCGAGGGTGAGTCCGTCTACGATCCCGCATGCGGGACGGGCGGCATGCTGATCGAGGTCATCGAGCACGTGAAGGCGGCCGGCGGTAGCCCCAAGACCTTGTGGGGCAAGCTCTACGGCCAGGAGAAGGTGCTCGCCACCTCTGCGATCGCGCGGATGAACCTGCTGCTCCACGGTGTCGAGGACTTCAAGATCGTCCGTGAGGACACGCTGCGCAACCCGGCCTTCTACACCGGCAACCACCTCGCGCAGTTCGACTGCGTCGTCGCCAACCCGCCGTTCTCGCTGAAGGCATGGGGTGACGTCGAGTGGGCGTCGGACAAGTGGGGACGCAACCAGCTTGGCGGAGTGCCACCGAGGGGGTACGCCGACTGGGCGTGGGTCCAGCACATGTTGGCTTCTGCCAACCCGAAGACGGGCCGGGTCGCAGTTGTGCTCCCGCAGGGAGCCCTGTTCCGACAAGGCGCCGAGGCCCGCATCCGCACGCACGTCCTGAAGGCTGACAAGGTTGAGGCCGTCATCGGACTCGCCCCGAACCTGTTCTACGGCACTGGCCTCGCTGCCTGTGTGCTGATCCTGCGCCACGACAAGCCCGCCGATCGCAAGGGCAAGGTGCTCTTCATCAACGGCGCCGACCTGATGAAGAAGGGCCGCAACCAGAACACCCTGGAGCCCGAGCACGCGGCCGAGCTGTTCGAGGCGTACGGCGGATTCGCCGACATCGACGGCCGCGCCAGCATCGCCACGCTCGATGAGATCGAGGGCAACGACTTCAACCTCAACATCCCGCTCTACGTCGCCCCGGCCGACACCGGGAAGAAGCTCACGCTGGCCGGCGCGTTGGCCACCCTCGAAGCAGCGCACACCAAGGCGCAGGAGACCCGGTCCGCTCTCGAAGCAGAGTTGGCGAAGTGGGGGCTTCCGGCATGA
- a CDS encoding restriction endonuclease subunit S: MTLNLDKSAWKSVAFGDVVNNVNATVRDLDAAGIDRVIAMEHMDPGELKVGRWGSTDDGTTFTRRVKPGQTLFGKRRAYQRKVAYAEFDAICSGDIYTFEADESQLLGEFLPFLVQSNEFFDHALDTSAGSLSPRTNWRDLANYEFDLPPLDEQKRIADLLWAIEVARESAKGVALGLAAVMSETFEDAAASATTAQLSSWVERIDAGRSPRAANEPANDTELGVLKVSAVGRDIFVPRENKRLLDAADFRLGDTVHEGDVLVTRANAVVDNVARPCMVDREFPNLMLSDKTLRLVPRQGYPGRVLLAALSAPPYRAYVREVVNGTEAKNISQAKILAGPVPALNASDVEWVATALSSIDTAAAAVTSEIDGLIALKGSVLAEIFGGK; this comes from the coding sequence ATGACTCTGAACCTCGACAAGTCCGCGTGGAAGAGTGTCGCGTTCGGCGATGTCGTCAACAACGTCAACGCAACCGTCCGTGACCTCGACGCGGCCGGCATCGACCGCGTCATCGCTATGGAACACATGGACCCCGGCGAGTTGAAAGTCGGCCGCTGGGGCTCCACAGACGACGGCACCACCTTCACCCGGCGCGTGAAACCTGGACAGACCCTCTTCGGCAAGCGTCGCGCCTATCAGCGCAAGGTCGCATACGCCGAGTTTGACGCCATCTGCTCCGGCGACATCTACACCTTCGAGGCTGACGAGAGCCAGCTTCTCGGAGAGTTCCTGCCCTTCCTCGTCCAGTCCAATGAGTTCTTCGACCACGCCCTCGACACCTCGGCGGGCTCGCTATCGCCACGCACAAACTGGCGCGACCTCGCCAACTATGAGTTCGACCTCCCGCCCCTCGACGAGCAGAAGCGCATCGCTGACCTCCTTTGGGCCATTGAGGTCGCGCGGGAATCGGCCAAGGGTGTCGCTCTGGGGCTTGCTGCCGTCATGTCGGAGACGTTCGAGGACGCGGCCGCGTCCGCTACGACCGCCCAGCTCTCCTCCTGGGTTGAACGAATCGACGCCGGACGAAGTCCCCGCGCTGCGAATGAGCCAGCCAATGACACTGAGTTGGGCGTTCTGAAAGTTAGTGCCGTGGGCCGCGACATCTTCGTGCCTCGGGAAAACAAGCGGCTGCTCGACGCCGCAGACTTCCGCCTGGGCGACACCGTCCACGAGGGCGACGTGCTGGTTACCCGCGCCAACGCCGTCGTCGACAACGTCGCCCGACCATGCATGGTCGATCGCGAGTTTCCAAACCTCATGCTCAGCGACAAGACATTGCGCCTTGTTCCGCGACAAGGGTATCCGGGCCGCGTCCTGCTAGCGGCTCTCAGCGCTCCCCCCTACCGCGCATATGTGCGTGAGGTCGTCAACGGTACGGAGGCCAAGAACATCTCACAGGCGAAGATTCTGGCGGGGCCGGTCCCAGCGCTGAATGCGTCGGACGTCGAGTGGGTAGCTACTGCTCTTTCATCGATTGACACAGCGGCAGCAGCTGTTACTTCGGAGATCGACGGCCTTATCGCTCTCAAGGGCTCGGTGCTTGCAGAAATCTTCGGAGGCAAATGA
- a CDS encoding AAA family ATPase codes for MRQQVDEAGMAGTRNLAPILNAADDAGAKVVLVGDPHQLPEIDAGGVLTGLAKRLDPIELTENRRQRAHWERDALEELRCGDVDTVFAAYRDNDRIVQAPTAIDVRRTMVADWWSHRLAGDTVAMTAYRRNDVDDLNGRARAYLVRSGDVSGPELVLDDRPYQAGDMIVCLKNNRRLGVCNGTRATVDTVDSDRGTLTITLDDRRVLLPKEYLDEGNIAHGYATTIHKTQGATIDRGLVLGTDELFRERGYVALSRGRITNHLYLIGAAEIDASTGHGPPPLTGDPVEVVQQALHRQGDKRLAIDTGEPLAFWPIEDLVAEKHHLTGVLAACPPDRSHDIVALTSRREQVQGGIELLVYRYNELADRKLRGPGTRSKMRDLREQIGERSKGRDRLATELDDARSGMSEREQFQTDHSHEAGFLDAVDYELDRQLRSRAWQVAADPTDYHLHVLGPVPTDPEHQATWLRGATILDRHYLGIDRDPAQRDRSSLLGGPRERAEAMARLESLTIPREREPVSRTLEPDLGLDLFD; via the coding sequence ATGAGGCAACAGGTCGACGAAGCCGGCATGGCTGGCACCCGCAACCTCGCACCGATCCTCAACGCCGCCGACGACGCCGGTGCCAAGGTCGTGCTTGTCGGCGACCCCCACCAGCTGCCCGAGATCGACGCCGGGGGCGTGCTCACCGGGCTCGCGAAGCGGCTCGACCCGATCGAGCTGACCGAGAACCGGCGCCAACGCGCGCACTGGGAACGCGACGCGCTCGAGGAGCTTCGCTGCGGCGACGTCGACACGGTGTTCGCCGCCTACCGGGACAATGACCGGATCGTGCAAGCACCAACGGCGATCGATGTTCGCCGGACGATGGTGGCCGATTGGTGGTCACACCGGCTGGCCGGCGACACCGTCGCCATGACCGCCTACCGGCGCAACGACGTCGACGACCTGAATGGCCGAGCACGCGCCTACCTCGTCCGATCCGGTGACGTGTCGGGTCCCGAACTCGTCCTCGACGACCGCCCGTACCAAGCCGGCGACATGATCGTCTGCCTCAAGAACAACCGGCGGCTCGGCGTCTGTAACGGCACCCGCGCCACCGTCGACACGGTCGACTCTGACCGCGGGACGCTCACCATCACGCTCGACGACCGGCGCGTTCTGCTGCCCAAGGAGTACCTGGACGAGGGCAACATCGCCCACGGATACGCAACCACCATCCACAAGACGCAGGGCGCTACCATCGACCGGGGGCTCGTGTTGGGCACCGACGAGCTGTTCCGCGAACGCGGCTACGTCGCCCTTAGCCGCGGCCGGATCACGAACCACCTCTACCTCATCGGCGCCGCCGAGATCGACGCCTCGACAGGCCACGGGCCTCCGCCACTCACCGGCGATCCCGTCGAGGTCGTCCAACAGGCGCTCCACCGCCAAGGCGACAAGCGTCTCGCCATCGACACCGGCGAGCCGCTCGCGTTCTGGCCCATCGAGGACCTCGTGGCCGAGAAGCACCACCTCACCGGCGTGCTCGCCGCCTGCCCTCCGGATCGAAGCCACGACATCGTCGCCCTCACCAGCCGACGCGAACAGGTCCAGGGCGGGATCGAACTGCTCGTCTACCGGTACAACGAACTCGCAGACCGCAAGCTCCGAGGGCCCGGCACGCGCAGCAAGATGCGCGACCTACGAGAACAGATCGGCGAGCGGTCCAAGGGCCGCGACCGCCTCGCCACTGAGCTCGACGACGCCCGCAGCGGGATGAGCGAACGAGAGCAGTTCCAGACCGACCATTCGCATGAGGCTGGCTTCCTCGACGCTGTCGACTACGAGCTCGACCGGCAACTGCGAAGCCGAGCGTGGCAGGTCGCCGCCGACCCGACCGACTACCACCTTCACGTCTTGGGACCGGTGCCCACCGATCCCGAGCACCAGGCCACCTGGCTGCGCGGCGCCACCATCCTCGATCGCCACTACCTGGGCATCGACCGGGACCCCGCCCAGCGAGACCGCTCATCCCTCCTTGGCGGCCCGAGAGAACGAGCCGAAGCCATGGCCCGCCTCGAATCCCTCACTATTCCCCGTGAGCGCGAGCCGGTGTCCCGCACCCTCGAACCTGACCTCGGCTTGGACTTGTTCGATTAG
- a CDS encoding TIGR04255 family protein: MPLFDVPDPPLYTLTRAPLVQALAQVRYPLIASLESMTGIAPLQGHLLGAFPYMEQEKVQEVAIVLGPAGPAASGGAESVVWKLTNDDGETVVVGAGSATLSVGSSYRTVEDFAVKFEILLEALAKIGVPRCDRLGVRYLSVAAGLPGVDRAWRDWFRSELLGWAGSDVIPEGSLQAAISQVKLAHDPTGDLAGPPAEVQGTIRYGAVPSGSTVPGVPPVEIEDDSFLLDLDISSAGHQRFDTEELLRQFGLFHQQIDRFFYWALTEKGGEHFGLEARDS, translated from the coding sequence GTGCCTCTTTTCGACGTCCCCGACCCGCCCCTGTACACACTGACGCGTGCCCCGCTGGTGCAAGCGCTCGCCCAAGTGCGCTACCCACTGATCGCGTCGCTCGAATCGATGACCGGTATCGCGCCCCTGCAAGGCCACCTCCTAGGCGCATTCCCGTACATGGAACAAGAAAAGGTCCAAGAGGTGGCGATTGTTCTCGGACCGGCTGGCCCCGCTGCATCGGGAGGTGCTGAATCGGTCGTCTGGAAGCTGACGAACGACGACGGTGAAACGGTCGTCGTTGGCGCGGGCAGCGCGACTCTCTCGGTGGGAAGCTCGTACCGAACCGTCGAGGACTTTGCAGTAAAGTTCGAGATCCTCTTGGAGGCTCTCGCGAAGATCGGAGTGCCCAGGTGCGACCGGCTGGGCGTGCGTTATCTGTCAGTTGCTGCTGGGCTCCCTGGCGTCGATCGAGCATGGCGCGACTGGTTCCGTTCCGAGCTCCTCGGCTGGGCAGGCTCTGACGTGATTCCTGAGGGATCCCTGCAGGCGGCGATCAGCCAAGTCAAACTCGCGCACGACCCAACAGGTGACCTGGCTGGCCCGCCCGCTGAGGTTCAGGGAACGATCAGATATGGCGCTGTGCCGAGCGGCAGCACCGTTCCTGGTGTACCGCCCGTCGAGATCGAGGACGACTCGTTCCTACTCGATCTCGATATCTCATCTGCGGGCCACCAGCGATTCGACACCGAAGAACTCCTGCGCCAGTTCGGACTGTTCCATCAACAGATCGACCGATTCTTCTATTGGGCCCTGACGGAGAAGGGGGGCGAGCATTTTGGACTTGAAGCACGTGACAGCTAA